Below is a genomic region from Helicobacter pylori.
TATTAAAACGCTTATAAACATGCGTTTAGTGTCCTTAAAAGCCACCATTAAAAACGCGCTCAAATAAAACAACAATAAAAACACGCAAAAAATCCCCAAAAGCGCCTTAAACACAACGCCCACCTTAGCCTTATGCAGCATGATGAGCGCGCCTAAAAAGCCCCTTTCAATGGTTTTGATTTTTGTTTGAGCGCCTTTAGTTTCAAGGTTGATTTCATACAAAGGCGTGCCAATAACCAACGCTCCCCTATGCTCTCTAGGCTCTATCTTTTTAGGCATAGCGATATGGTTTTCTTTTAGAAAGTCTTTTAAAAAATCCAATCGTTCTTCTTTTTTTAAGGGTTTTTCTAAAACCCACTCTTTGATCTTAGCGCCAGTGTCTTGGCGCACCCCAAGGAGCAATGAAAACCCGCTAATCGCAAAAAGAAGCGCCAAAGGGAAGAAAAAAGTGGTCGCATAGATGTGAAAATAACGCATCATTGCACTCATTATTGCAACATGTGGCTCACGAATTTAGAAAA
It encodes:
- a CDS encoding membrane protein is translated as MSAMMRYFHIYATTFFFPLALLFAISGFSLLLGVRQDTGAKIKEWVLEKPLKKEERLDFLKDFLKENHIAMPKKIEPREHRGALVIGTPLYEINLETKGAQTKIKTIERGFLGALIMLHKAKVGVVFKALLGIFCVFLLLFYLSAFLMVAFKDTKRMFISVLIGFLVFFGAIYWSL